The nucleotide sequence GACCGAAGATGGAAGCCACATAGATGCTGATCTCGTAAAGTACGAGCAGCGGCAGGGCCATGAGCGTCTGCGAGAAGGGGTCTGGCGGCGTCAGGATGGCCGCCACGATGAAGATGATAAGGATATTGTAGCGCCGCATGCGCCGCATGCCCGCCGCCGTGACCATGCCGAGCCTGGCCAGGAAAAGGATGAAGAGCGGCATTTCGAAGATCAAGCCGAAAGCTAGCAGCATCTTCACGGCAAAGCCGAAATAGGTGGCCAGCGCGGGCAGGAATTGAAGCTGCGGGCTGATGAAACTGGCAAAATAGTCGAAACCCACGGGGAAGACCACGAAATATCCGAAACAAGCCCCTGAAACGAACAGCAGGGCAGAGAAAAGAGCTATGGGAATCAGCCACTTGCGCTCGTGAGGGTACAGCCCTGGAGCGATGAACGACCACAACTGGTAGAAAAGATACGGGCTTGTCAGAATTAGGCCGCCGAGAAAGCTGGCCTTGACGTAGGTGAAGAAAGCCTCGGCGGGCTGAAGATAGATGAAGTGGGTCTGGCCGCTGGCTTCAAGCACCTTGAGCATGGGCTCCATGAGCACGTCGAGGATGCGCTCCTTGAAGCCCCAGCAGGCGATAAGGCCCACAAACGCGGCGATGACGCAGCGCACAAGCCGGGTGCGCAGTTCACCAAGATGTTCGAGGAGCGACATGCGGGCCGGTTCGGCCTCTTCGCCCTCGTCGGATTCACTCTCTTCGCCGGTCTTGGCGGGCTCGCCGTCCGGACGCTCGGCAGGCGCGTCCGCCCCATCGCCGCCCTGCTCCGAAGACGGCTTGCCGGACGCGCCCCCCCCCCCGGACTCGTCCCCCTCTCCGGCAGGGCCGTCTGTCGCGGCACCCTCGCTCGTAGAGTCTGTGGCAAGCTCCGAAGACGCCTCCTCCGCGGTGGATTCCAAAGAGGATTCGGGGGCACCCTCACGCGGTTCCTGGTCGTTGCCCGAGGGCTTGCTCATGCCTTGTCTCCGGGCGTGGCGGATGTCTTGGCCTCAGCCTTCGGCTCGTCGGCCGACGCGACCTCGGTAGGAGCGCTTTCGACCTCCGTCTTCGGCTCCGCAGCCGGAGGCTCCTTGCGGGCGGCGGCTTTCTTTTTGACGGCTTCTTCCTTGTCTCGCGCTTCGACCTCCGCCTTGCGCACCTCCAAGTCGAAGGTCTGCTTGACGTCGCTCGAAACGCGCTTGAACTCGGCGAAGCCCTTGCCGATGGTGCGCATCATGTCCGGCAGTTTACCGGGACCGATGACGATGAGCGCGACGACGATGATGATCAGCAGTTCAAACTGGCCGATGCCGAACATGGGAACTCCCGGGAAGTTTCCGCCCTACTCCCACTCGATGGTGCTAGGCGGTTTAGACGAGATGTCGAGGACGACGCGGTTGACGCCCTTGACCTCGTTGATGATCCGGTTCGAGATGCGGGCCAGGATCTCCGTGGGCAGGCGCGTCCAGTCCGCGGTCATGGCGTCGATGCTGTCCACGATGCGAAGCGCGATGACGTGCTCATAGGTGCGGTCGTCGCCCATGACGCCTACGGTCTTCAGCGGCAACAACACGGCGAAACCCTGCCAGACCTTACGGTACCAGTCCGTGGCCAAAAGTTCCTGCTGCACGATGCGGTCGGCCTGACGCAGGATCTCCAGGCGTTCGGTCGTGATCTCACCGATGACGCGAATGGCCAGGCCGGGGCCGGGGAAGGGATGACGCCAGATGATGTAGTCGGGCAGCCCCAACTCCATGGCGACCTTGCGCACCTCGTCCTTGAACAACTCGCGCAACGGCTCCACCAGGGAAAGATTCATCTTCTCGGGCAAGCCGCCCACGTTGTGGTGGCTCTTGATGACCGCCGAGGGCCCGCCTTTGAAAGACACGGATTCGATGACGTCCGGATACAGGGTGCCCTGGGCCAAGTACTTCACGTCCGTGATCTTGGCCGCTTCCTCGTCGAAGACCTCGATGAAGGTGTAACCGATGGTCTTGCGCTTCTTTTCCGGATCCTCGACTCCGGCCAAAAGCGACAGGAAGCGCTCGGCCGCGTCCACGGTCACGAGGTTGAGGTCGAAATGGCGTTCGAGATAGCCGATGACCTCCTCACGCTCGTTCATGCGCAAAAGACCGTTGTCCACAAAGATGCAGGTCAACTGCTTGCCGATGGCCTTGTGCAGCAACAGCGCGACGACGGTGGAATCTATGCCGCCCGAAAGGCCGCAGATCACGCGCGCGTCGCCGATCTTCTCGCGCAGGTCGGCCACGGTGGATTCCACGAACGAGGCCATGGTCCAGCCCGGCTTCACGTTCGCGATCTTGAAGAGGAAATTGTGCAGGATGATCTCGCCGTCGTCCGTATGCGCGACCTCGGGATGGAACTGCAGGGCGTAGATGCGCTTCTCGTCGCAGGCCATGGCCGCGATGGGCACGGACGGCGTGCGGGCGATGACCGTGAAACCCTCGGGCGCGGTCTCGACGTGATCGCCGTGCGACATCCAGACTTTGTGGCTGTGCGAAGAACGCAACCCATCCAGAAGCACGCTTGGCGCGATCAGTTCCAGATCGGCGCGGCCATACTCGCGGTCCTTGGCCCGCGTGACCTTGCCCCCGAGCGAGTGGGAGAGGAGTTGCATGCCGTAGCAGATGCCGAGCACGGGCACGCCCAGGTCGAGCAGGCTACGCTCAAGTCCGGGCGAATCGGCGTCGAGGACGCTGGCCGGACCTCCAGAGAGGATGACGGCCTTGGGGTCGAGAGCCTTCAATTCTTCCGGAGCGATGGTGCAGGGATAAATCTCCGAAAAGACCCCGGCCTCGCGCACCCGGCGCGCGATAAGTTGGGTGTATTGCGAACCGAAATCGAGAATGACGACGCGATCGAACTGTTCCATGCGTATGATTCCTGGGAAACGGTGTTGGGGCCTTGTACCCCCAAACCCGGCCCCGGTAAAGGGGCCGGATCCACGGGCAAGAGGACGGCGCGAACGTGCCGTCAGCTTTCGACGCGGTAGTTGGGCGATTCCTTGACGATGGCCACGTCGTGCACGTGGCTCTCGCGCAGCCCGGCCGAGGAAATACGAACGAAACGGGCTTTTTGCTGCAGGTCTGCCACCGTGGCGCAGCCAGTGTAGCCCATGCCGGATTTCAACCCGCCCACGAGTTGAAACAGGGTCTCGGTCACCGGTCCCTTGTAGGGAACGCGGCCCACGACGCCCTCGGGCACGAGCTTCTTGGTCTTGTCCTGGAAGTAGCGGTCGCCGCTGCCCTGGCGCATGGCGTCGATGGAGCCCATGCCGCGATAGGTCTTGTAGGTGCGCCCCTGGTAGAGGATCGTCTCGCCCGGGCTTTCCTCGGTTCCCGCGAGCATGGAACCCATCATGACCGTATCCGCGCCAGCGGCAAGGGCCTTCACGATGTCGCCGGAGAACTTGACGCCGCCATCGGCGATGATCCGGCCGCCGCATTCGCGCGCGGCGCGCACGGCCTCGGTGATGGCCGAGATCTGGGGCACGCCGCAGCCTGCCACCACGCGCGTGGTGCAGATGGAGCCGGGGCCGATGCCGACCTTCACGGTGTCCGCGCCTGCCTCGAAGAGGGCCTTGGCGCCTTCGTAGGTGGCCACGTTGCCCGCAACGAGCTGACAGGCGGGGAACGCGGTTTTGATGGTGCGCACCGACTCGATGATGTTGCGGCTGTGGCCGTGGGCCGAGTCCAGGACCAGGAAATCGACGCCTTCGGCCAGAAGCGCCTCGGCCCGGCGGTCGCGGTCCGCGCCCACGCCGATGGCCGCGCCCACGCGCAGACGGCCCTTGGAATCCTTGCAGGAGTTGGGATACTTGTCGCGCTTCTCGATATCCTTGATGGTGATCAGCCCCTTGAGGCGATTGTCCGCGTCTACCACCAGAACCTTTTCGATGCGATTCGCGTGCAGGTGGTATTTGGCCTCTTCAAGGCTCGTGCCTTCAGGCACGGTGATCAGCCTTTCGGAGGTCATAAGCTGTGACACCGGGGTGTTCATGTCCGTGACGAAGCGCACGTCGCGGTTGGTGAGAATGCCCACCAGTTCCTCGCCCTTGACAACCGGAAGCCCTGAAATCCTGTATTCGGACATGAGTTGCAAGGCCTCGCCCACGCGCATGTCGGGGCCGATGGTCACGGGATCGTGGATCATTCCGGACTCTGACTTCTTGACCTTCTCGACCTCGTAGCACTGGTATTCGATGGGCATGTTCTTATGGATCACGCCCACGCCGCCAGCGCGCGCGATGGCGATGGCCATGTCCGATTCGGTCACGGTATCCATGGCCGCGGACAGGAGCGGAATGTTCAACCTGATCTCCGGGGTCAGATCCGTGGCGACGTCCACCAGGTCCGGCGTGACTTCGGAATACGCCGGTAACAAAAGGACGTCGTCGAAGGTCAGGCCTTCGTAGAGAATTTTCTCCATGCCGTGGGCTCTCCCCTTTCCCTAGTCCAGTCCGAGATAGGCGGACTTCACCTTGGGATCATTCATCAGTTGTTTTGCGTCGCCTGAAAGCGTGACCTTGCCCGTTTCAAGGACATAGGCGCGATGGGCGATGGAAAGAGCCATCTGCGCGTTCTGCTCCACGAGCATCACGGTCACGCCCTCGGCGTTGATCTTCTTGATGACCTCGAAGATGTTCTCCACCACGATGGGTGCCAGCCCAAGGGAAGGTTCGTCAAGCAGAAGGAGCTTGGGCCTGGCCATCAAGGCACGGCCGATTGCGAGCATCTGCTGCTCGCCCCCGGAAAGCGTGCCCCCGTGCTGCGTGCGGCGCTCCTTGAGGATCGGGAAGAGGCTGTCCACGTGGTCGAGATCCTGGGCTATCCCGGCCTTGTCCTTGCGAAGGTAGGCACCCATGAGCAGGTTCTCGCGCACGGTCAATCCGGGAAAGATGAGTCGTCCCTCCGGCACCTGCGTGATTCCCAGGGCCACGATCCTGTCCGTGGGCATGCGGGTGACGTCCGTGCCTTCGAAGACGACCGAGCCGGTGCGCGGCGGCGTGACGCCGCAAATGCTCATCAGCGTGGTGGACTTGCCCGCGCCGTTCGCGCCGATGAGAGTCACTATCTCGCCGCGCTCGACCTCGATGGAGACACCCTTGAGCGCCTCGATGTTGCCATAGAAGGTGCGAATGCCGTCGACTTTAAGCATGGGCCGCCCCCCTGCCCAGATAGGCTTCGATGACCTGGGGGTTCTCACGTATCTCGCGCGGCCCGCCCTCGGCGATCTTCATGCCGTGGTCCAGGACCACGAGGTGCTCGCAAATGCCCATGACCAACTTCATGTCGTGCTCGATGAGCACGACTGTGATCCCTTGACCCATTATCGCATGGATAAGCTTCACGAGCGAGGCTGTTTCCTGGGGGTTCATTCCGGCGGCGGGCTCGTCCAGGAGGATCAGCCGCGGCCCCGTGGCCAGGGCGCGGGCGATCTCCAGGCGGCGCTGATCGCCGTACGACAGTGCCGAGGACTGGTAGAAGGCCTTGCTTTCCAGCCCGACGAAGGAAAGCCAGCGCATGGCGTCGTCCACGATACGCTGCTCTTCCTCACGCTGGCTCTTGTTCCGGAATATGGCCCCGATGACTCCGGCGGACGTGCGGCAGTGCCGTCCGATGCGCACGTTGTCCAACACGGTCAGCTCGGAAAAGAGCCGGATGTTCTGGAACGTGCGGGCGATGCCCAGCGCCGTCATCTTTTCGGGCTTGAAGCCGTTGGTCAGCCTCTGCCCGTCGGGAGCGTCGAACAGGAGTCGCCCCTTGGTGGGAGTGTAGACCCCGGCGATACAGTTGAAGAGCGTCGTCTTCCCCGCTCCGTTGGGGCCAATGAGTCCCATGATCCGACCGGGCATGACGTCGAAGGAGACGTCGGAGAGCGCCATGAGCCCCCCGAACTGTTTGCTGATGGAATCGACCTGGAGTAGCGGCGTTTTGGTCTGGGCGGCCATATCAGACGATCCCCTTGGCCTTGAGCGTGCGGCGCAGTTCGATGATGATCGGATTTTGCAGCGCGGCATCGGCGATTCTTGGCATGAAACCGGAAGGCTTGAAGCGCATGATGAGCACCATGATCATACCGTAAACGATGAAGCGGGTCTCGGCCGGCATGCCCAGGCGAGGGAGCACCTCGCGCAGGATCTCGCCCAGCGCGATGAGCACGGCCGAGCCGATCAGCGACCCGGTCATGTTGCCCAATCCGCCCAGCACGACCATGCACAGCACGAGGAAGGACTCCCAGAACTGGAACATGTCGGGCGAGAGGAACATGGTCCAGCGCGCCAGGAAACTGCCTGCGAGGGCTCCGATGGAAGCGGAGACGCCAAAGGCGATGACCTTGTAGATCTGCACGTCGATTCCGGCGGAGGCGGCGGCCAGGGGGTCCTCGCGAATCGCGAACCATGCGCGGCCGACACGGGAGTCCTCGATGCGCCGGATCATCAGGAAGATGCCCACGACCATGGCCAGGCCCATGTAGAAGTAAGGCGTCTCGCCGATGAACTCCCAATACCAGTCCCATTCGGGATTCAGCATCTTCGAGAGCCAGGACAGGTCGAGGATCGCCGGTTCGATGCCGGGCAGGCCGAGCGGGCCGCGCGTGAGCCATATCTCGTTCGTCAGGAACAGGACCACGAGTTGGGAGAAGCCGAAGGTCACGATGGCGAAATAGTCGCCCGACAGCCTGAGCGTCGGCGCGGCGCGCAACACGCCCCAGACCATGCCGTTGAGCGCCGCCAGCGGCAGCAGCATCCACAGCGACAAGCCGTAGGTCATGGTCAGCAGCCCGCAGGTGTAGGCGCCGATGCCGTAGAAACCGACGAAACCGAGGTCCAGCATGCCGATGAAGCCCGTGACGATGTTCAGGCCCATGGCCAGGACCATGTACACCATGATGAGAGTCAGCACGTGGAGCACGTAGTCGCTGGCGAACGGCAGAAACGGAATCGTCAGCACCGCCAGGAACAGGGCCCGCTTGATGGTTTTGGAGATGGTCATGGTCTTACGCCTTCTGGCGCACGGACTTTCCAAGGAAACCCGTGGGCTTGAAGAGGATGACTGCGATAAGCACCGCGTAGGCGATGCCGTCGCGGTACAGGGATGATATGTACCCCGCGCCGAGCGCTTCGGCCACGCCGAGCACGATGCCGCCGATCATGGCTCCTGGCACCGAGCCGATCCCGCCCAAAACAGCGGCCGAGAAGGCCTTCACGCCGGCGTTGTAACCCATGGTCGGGTACATGGTATTGTAGAAAACGCTAACGAGAATGCCGGCCACCGCGCCAAGGGAGGAACCGATCAGAAACGTGAAGGAAATGACTCGATTGACGTTGATGCCCATGAGCGCCGCGGCCTTCTGGTTCTGGGCGAGAGCACGCATGGCGGTGCCGGTCTTGGTTTTGGTGATGACAAGGTTCAGACTGATCATGAGAACGATTGTCAGCGCGAAAATGAAGACCTGCAGCCAGCTGAGGTGCACCCCGGAGAAGGAGAACGCGGTCTCGCGGAAGAAGGTGGGAAGGGCCTCCTGGGGGAAGGGGCGGGGGCGGCTGCCCCAGATGATCATCGCCAGGTTCTGCAAGAAAATGGACATGCCGATGGCGGTGATCAGCGCGGCGAGTCGCGGAGCCTTGCGCAACGGCCTGTAGGCGATGATGTCGAGCAGCACGCCGAGACACCCGCAACAGAGCATGGCCATGGCGATGGCCGGAAAGAACGGCACTCCGAGCACGGTGATGAAGGTGGCGCAGAAAAAGGCGCCGAACATGTAGATTTCGCCATGGGCGAAGTTGATCAGCTCGATGACGCCGTAGACCATGCTGTATCCCACGGCGATGAGCGCATAGATCACGCCCAGGGTGAGTCCGTTGATAAGTTGCTGTTCGAGCACGGTGATCGCTCCAAGGGGGCCGCCTTGAAAAAGAAACAGGCTGGATGTGTTTTCCAGCCTGTTTCCCTTTCAGATCCGGTCCGCCCGCTAGTTCATCTGTTTAGGCGCAGCGGCGAACTTGCCGTCAATGACCATCTTCACGAACGCAGGCTTCTCGCAGTCGCCCTTCTCGTCGAACACGGTCTTGCCGCCGATGCCCATGTAGGGGTTGGAGGCGTTGAAGCCGGCCATGGCCTCGCGCACCTTCTCGCGGTCCGCGCCGCCCTTGGCGATGGCTTCGGCAACGATGCCGGTGGCGTCGTAGGCGTTGACGCTCATGTAGTCGGCGTCGCGCTTGTAGGTGGCCTTGAACTTCTCGATGAACTGCTTGGCCTCGGGAGAGGCGACGTCCTCGATGAAGGGAACGGCCACGTAGGTCTTCTCGGCGGCATCGCGCGCGAGCTTGATGTAGTCAACGTTGTCCAGGCCCTCGCCGCCGAGCTTGACGACGTCCATGCCCAGTTGCTTGGCCTGGGAGGCGATGAGCGCGCCCTCGCCGTAGTAGCCGGAGATGAAGATGCCCTCGGGGTTGGCGGCGCGGAACTTGGTCAGCTGCGGCGCGAAGTCCTGGGCGCCCTTGACGTAGGCTTCCTCGCCAACGACGTTCAGGCCGATCTTCTTGGCTTCGGCGGAGAAGGCGTCCTTCAGGCCGATGCCGTAGTCGTTGTTCTCATAGAACACGGCCACGGAATTCAGGCCCAGCATGTTCTTGGCGTAGCGGGCCATGAACACGCCCTGGAAATCGTCGCGGTACACGTTGCGGAACGACCAGACCTTGCCCGCGCGGTCCTGGTTCTTCTCGGAGATGGCGACGTTGGTCGCGGTCGGGGAGATGGCGGCCACGCCCGCGCGCACGTAGTTGGGCAGCGCGGCCAAGTGGGCGGAGGAGCAGACGTGGCCGACGACGGCCAGGATGCTCTTGTCCTGGGCGATCTTGGGAGCGACGGTGGCGGCTTCCTTGGGATCGCACTGCTCGTCCATCCAGACGACTTCGAGCTTGTTCCCGTTGATGCCTCCGGCGGCGTTGATCTCGTCAACCTTGATCTGGACGCCGGCCTTGACGTTGTCGCCATAAGGGGCGGCAGCGCCGGTGAAGGGGGCGGCCACGGCGATCTTGACCGAGGCCGCGAAGGACGGGGCGGCGAAAAGCGCCACGGCCAGGGCCGCGACCAGGACACTGAACAGTCTCTTGGACATGCTCTTCCTCCATGCTGGTTGAAGCAGATGCACGACGATGTATCCCCTTGCGGGCGGCCGGGCCGACAATCGGCTTCGGCCGTCTTGGCCTATGTCCCGTCACCTGACGGAAGCAAGAATCTCTGCCACGAAGTGGCAAATTTTGTCAAACACCCGCAACACGCCAGATTCGCCGAATATTGTTCGGTTCGAATCCTATTGCAAATGTTCCGGAGCCCTGGCGAGTTCGGCCTCGATCATGGCCCGCACACGCTCGTCCTTTGGCTCGATCGCGAGGGCCCGGCGCAGGCGCTCCTCCCCTTCGAGCGGGTTGTCGAGGTAATGCTTGTAGATCACGCCGAGATTGAAGAGGGCCATGACGTTTCCGGGCGCAACCGCCACGAGTTGCTCCAGAATGGCCGCGGACTCGGCGTAGCGCTCCATGCGGAACAGGGCCACGCCGTAAAGGTTCAGCGCCTCGGGATTGGTCGGCATGAGGTTCACCGCACTCTGGGCGAAAGATGCGGCCCTGTCCCAGGCGTTCATGGCCAGGAAGCGACGAGCCAGTTCGAGCTGCGCTTCGGGGTCGTCCGGGTTCTCGGCCAGCCGCTGCATCAGGCCGCGCACGGCCTCCATGTCGGCCTCTGACATGGCTGCCGGGCCGCCGCCCCCCATGGCTTGGCGGGGCTGCTCGCGCGGAGCCACGATGCGCGAGGGGTTCTCCATGCGGTAGAACAACGAGGACAGGAACATGACCACGAGCGAGGCCGCGACCAGAAGCACGAGCACCTTCCCGCCGACCGGGCCTATCGCGCCGGGGGTCGCGCCGTTCGTTCCCGAGGATTTGGCGGCACGCGTCATGACCGGACCTCCTCGTTCCCGCGCAAGGCGGCGAAACGTTTCAAGCTTCGCTCAAGGCCCGCCAGGCGGACCGCCAAAAAGGCCACGTAACCGCACAGGCCGAGCCAGACGGCCACGTTGGCGGCGATGAGATAGGTCGTGGTCATCATTCCCTCACACGTTTTCATCGGCCAGGACGGCCGTGCGCGCCGAAATCTCGTCCTGGGCCGCGAGGACGCGGAGCCTGAGCACGAGCAGCGCAATGAACAAAAGGCCGAAGGCGACGAGGCTCGCGCCCATGGCGTGCCACATCTCGGGCTCCATGCCCCCTCCCTTGGTCCCGATGACCGCGGGGTGGATGGAGCGCCACATCCTGGCCGAATAAAAGACCAGCGGCACGTCCACGAAGGCCACGATACCAAGCACGGCACAGGCCTTGGCGCGCCTGCCTTCGTGCATGGGCGCGCCGCGAAGCGCCAAGTAGGCCGCGTAGACGAACCACATCACCAGGGTCGTGGTCAGCCGCGGATCCCAGGTCCACCAAACGTTCCACGCCGCCCGGCCCCAGAACATGCCCGTGAGCAGCGCAAGACTCGTGAAGAGCACGCCCAGTTCGGCCGCAGCGCCCGCAAAGCGGTCGTAGCGGGCCTCGCCGCGCACCAGATAGAGAATGCTGGCGACGAAGACCAGGAAAAAGGAAATGAGCGCCCACCAGGACATGGGCAGGTGGAGGTAGAATATCTTCTGCACGAGCCCCATGGTGGCCTCGATGGGCGCGTAGACCCAGATCATGTACTGGGCCAGACACAAGGTCAGGGCGGCGAGGACAAGCAGGATGCGCATTTCATTCGTCTCCACAGAACACGAAGGGGTATAGCACCAAGGCCCCGGCCGTGAACAGGGCATCGAAGGCCGCTCCCAGGGCGAGCCACTGCATCGGTCCCTCGATGTCCTCGGCACCCAGGGCGAAGGCGAGCGTCTTGACTCCGGCCAGAAGGGCCGGGACCAGGAGCGGGAACAGGATGATGGAGAGCAACGACTCCTTGGCCGACTGCCCGTGCGCCAGCGCGCCCAAGAGCGCGCCCAGGCAGCAAAGTCCCCAATCGACCACAAGGATGCCAAAGAGTCCCATGGCGAATCCCTCGCCGAGTCCCTGGCCGAGAAAGACGATCACGGCCGGGGCGAACACGGCCTGTACCAACAGCAGGAGCGCCATGCAGGCAAGAGCCTTGCCCAGCCACACGGCCTGCGGCGGCGCGGGCGAGAGCAAAAGCCCCTGGCGCGCTCCGGCTTCGTCCTCGAAGCCGTAGAGCGTGTTGCAGAACAGGATCAGGGCGAAGGCCGTGGAAAGCCAGAAGATGACTGCGGCCGCAAGGGCTGGCGTGGCCTCGCCCGGTGCGCGCGAAAGGCTGAAAAGAAAGACCAGAAGAAGGCCCAGCAGCAATGCCTGGGCAAGTCCCTGCCCGGCCGCGAAGACCATGCGCAAGTCCTTGGAGGCTATGGCCAGGGCGGGTCTCAGCACAGCCCCTCCGCCTCGGGCCTGAACTCCGCGGCCGGACCGCAGAAGGCCGCGCGGCCTCCCTTCAGGTGCAAGACCTTGTCCGCCATGGCCAGATCGTGCGCCACGTGGTGGCTGACCCACACGAGCCCCGCGCCGCGGTCGCGCGCGACCGTTATCTCGCGGTCGAGCATGGTCCGCGAGCGGACGTCCAAGCCTGTGCCGGGCTCGTCGAGCAGCAAGAGTTCGGGCGAGAGCAGCAGCACGCGCGCCAGGGCGAGACGCTGCGCCATGCCACGCGAGAAGCGGCCCGCCTTTTCCTCGGCCACGGCCGCGAGGTTCACGCGCGAGAGGATCGCGAGCAGCGTCTCGTGATCGGCGGCGCAACCGTGCAGTCCGGCCCAGAACCGCAGGTTGTCCAGGGCGCTCAGGTGCGGATAGATGAAGGTCTCGTGACCGAGCAGGCCGACGCCGCCCGCTCGCGCGCCGCGTTCGACCGCGCCTGCGTCGGGCCGGGCCAGACCGGCCAGAAGGCGCAAAAGCGTGGACTTGCCCGCGCCGTTCTCTCCGGCCAGGAGCCAGATCTCGCCGGGCAGGACGCTCAGGCTCACGCCTTTGAAGACGAGCTTGTGGCCGTAGAACTTGGCCACGCCCGAGCAGGAAACGAGCGGGGCGGCGCCCCTAGCCTCGCCCATTCGCCGTCCCTTCGCGCCTGTGCACGCCGCGCATGCACAAGAATCCCGCCAGACACATCAGGGTCGAACCGATCCAGACCCAGTTGACCAGGGGGTTGACCGAGAGTTTGAAGGAGGCGCGATGCTGCCGGTCCACGGCCAGGAGCACGGCGTACAACTCCTTGCCCAAGGAGGGAATGACCTCGACCTCGGCGAACGGCTGGTCGAAATTGCGGTAGATGCGGCGCTCGGGGCGCAGCACGCCGACCTCGCGGCCGTCCTTGGTCGCCTGGACGCGGGCCTGGATGCCGGACATGCCGACGCGCTCGAACTCGCGCATGTCGTGGTAGGTGAAGACGTAGCCGTCGATGGTCACGGACTCGCCCGGATCGAGCACCGCCTCCACGGCCTCGGAATACGGCCCGGACACGGCCACGCCGATCACGACCAGCGCAAGCCCCATGTGCACGCCGACGAAGCCCACGCCGCGCATGCGCTTCCTGACCGAGGCGTCGGTGGCGAGCAGCACGGCCAGCCCCACGAGGGCGGCTCCTCCGGCAGCGCCGGCGAGCAGGGCCACGGGCATGGTGTAGCCGAACAGGGCCATGACGCCCGCCGCCGGAAGCAGCGCGGCCAGGGCGATCTTGGCTCCGGCCTTCAACCCCTGCCCGTCCTTCCAGTTCAGCCAGGGACACGGCACGAGCAAAAGCGCGATGACCGCGAAGAGCGGCAGGCAGACGCGATTGTAGAA is from Alkalidesulfovibrio alkalitolerans DSM 16529 and encodes:
- the tatC gene encoding twin-arginine translocase subunit TatC produces the protein MSLLEHLGELRTRLVRCVIAAFVGLIACWGFKERILDVLMEPMLKVLEASGQTHFIYLQPAEAFFTYVKASFLGGLILTSPYLFYQLWSFIAPGLYPHERKWLIPIALFSALLFVSGACFGYFVVFPVGFDYFASFISPQLQFLPALATYFGFAVKMLLAFGLIFEMPLFILFLARLGMVTAAGMRRMRRYNILIIFIVAAILTPPDPFSQTLMALPLLVLYEISIYVASIFGRKAPEKEEKEDEEAKEERAGEEA
- the tatB gene encoding Sec-independent protein translocase protein TatB, producing MFGIGQFELLIIIVVALIVIGPGKLPDMMRTIGKGFAEFKRVSSDVKQTFDLEVRKAEVEARDKEEAVKKKAAARKEPPAAEPKTEVESAPTEVASADEPKAEAKTSATPGDKA
- the guaA gene encoding glutamine-hydrolyzing GMP synthase gives rise to the protein MEQFDRVVILDFGSQYTQLIARRVREAGVFSEIYPCTIAPEELKALDPKAVILSGGPASVLDADSPGLERSLLDLGVPVLGICYGMQLLSHSLGGKVTRAKDREYGRADLELIAPSVLLDGLRSSHSHKVWMSHGDHVETAPEGFTVIARTPSVPIAAMACDEKRIYALQFHPEVAHTDDGEIILHNFLFKIANVKPGWTMASFVESTVADLREKIGDARVICGLSGGIDSTVVALLLHKAIGKQLTCIFVDNGLLRMNEREEVIGYLERHFDLNLVTVDAAERFLSLLAGVEDPEKKRKTIGYTFIEVFDEEAAKITDVKYLAQGTLYPDVIESVSFKGGPSAVIKSHHNVGGLPEKMNLSLVEPLRELFKDEVRKVAMELGLPDYIIWRHPFPGPGLAIRVIGEITTERLEILRQADRIVQQELLATDWYRKVWQGFAVLLPLKTVGVMGDDRTYEHVIALRIVDSIDAMTADWTRLPTEILARISNRIINEVKGVNRVVLDISSKPPSTIEWE
- the guaB gene encoding IMP dehydrogenase, which produces MEKILYEGLTFDDVLLLPAYSEVTPDLVDVATDLTPEIRLNIPLLSAAMDTVTESDMAIAIARAGGVGVIHKNMPIEYQCYEVEKVKKSESGMIHDPVTIGPDMRVGEALQLMSEYRISGLPVVKGEELVGILTNRDVRFVTDMNTPVSQLMTSERLITVPEGTSLEEAKYHLHANRIEKVLVVDADNRLKGLITIKDIEKRDKYPNSCKDSKGRLRVGAAIGVGADRDRRAEALLAEGVDFLVLDSAHGHSRNIIESVRTIKTAFPACQLVAGNVATYEGAKALFEAGADTVKVGIGPGSICTTRVVAGCGVPQISAITEAVRAARECGGRIIADGGVKFSGDIVKALAAGADTVMMGSMLAGTEESPGETILYQGRTYKTYRGMGSIDAMRQGSGDRYFQDKTKKLVPEGVVGRVPYKGPVTETLFQLVGGLKSGMGYTGCATVADLQQKARFVRISSAGLRESHVHDVAIVKESPNYRVES
- a CDS encoding ABC transporter ATP-binding protein, encoding MLKVDGIRTFYGNIEALKGVSIEVERGEIVTLIGANGAGKSTTLMSICGVTPPRTGSVVFEGTDVTRMPTDRIVALGITQVPEGRLIFPGLTVRENLLMGAYLRKDKAGIAQDLDHVDSLFPILKERRTQHGGTLSGGEQQMLAIGRALMARPKLLLLDEPSLGLAPIVVENIFEVIKKINAEGVTVMLVEQNAQMALSIAHRAYVLETGKVTLSGDAKQLMNDPKVKSAYLGLD
- a CDS encoding ABC transporter ATP-binding protein; the encoded protein is MAAQTKTPLLQVDSISKQFGGLMALSDVSFDVMPGRIMGLIGPNGAGKTTLFNCIAGVYTPTKGRLLFDAPDGQRLTNGFKPEKMTALGIARTFQNIRLFSELTVLDNVRIGRHCRTSAGVIGAIFRNKSQREEEQRIVDDAMRWLSFVGLESKAFYQSSALSYGDQRRLEIARALATGPRLILLDEPAAGMNPQETASLVKLIHAIMGQGITVVLIEHDMKLVMGICEHLVVLDHGMKIAEGGPREIRENPQVIEAYLGRGAAHA
- a CDS encoding branched-chain amino acid ABC transporter permease: MTISKTIKRALFLAVLTIPFLPFASDYVLHVLTLIMVYMVLAMGLNIVTGFIGMLDLGFVGFYGIGAYTCGLLTMTYGLSLWMLLPLAALNGMVWGVLRAAPTLRLSGDYFAIVTFGFSQLVVLFLTNEIWLTRGPLGLPGIEPAILDLSWLSKMLNPEWDWYWEFIGETPYFYMGLAMVVGIFLMIRRIEDSRVGRAWFAIREDPLAAASAGIDVQIYKVIAFGVSASIGALAGSFLARWTMFLSPDMFQFWESFLVLCMVVLGGLGNMTGSLIGSAVLIALGEILREVLPRLGMPAETRFIVYGMIMVLIMRFKPSGFMPRIADAALQNPIIIELRRTLKAKGIV
- a CDS encoding branched-chain amino acid ABC transporter permease; translated protein: MLEQQLINGLTLGVIYALIAVGYSMVYGVIELINFAHGEIYMFGAFFCATFITVLGVPFFPAIAMAMLCCGCLGVLLDIIAYRPLRKAPRLAALITAIGMSIFLQNLAMIIWGSRPRPFPQEALPTFFRETAFSFSGVHLSWLQVFIFALTIVLMISLNLVITKTKTGTAMRALAQNQKAAALMGINVNRVISFTFLIGSSLGAVAGILVSVFYNTMYPTMGYNAGVKAFSAAVLGGIGSVPGAMIGGIVLGVAEALGAGYISSLYRDGIAYAVLIAVILFKPTGFLGKSVRQKA